The DNA region TCTCGCGGTCTCGCGCGACGGAAAGACCCTCTACACGATCGACGGCTCTTCTAACGATGTGACCATGACCGCGCTCGCGGGCGGTGGATTGAGCGGCACAGTCACGTTCGCCGCGATACCCCAGGGCGTCGCCATTTCTCCGGACAATCAGGCCCTGTGGGTCTCGCTCAACGGGTCAGTGTTCAACGCGCCGTTCCAGGACGGAACGTTCTCGACTGACTTGGTGTCGAGCAACATTCCGATCCCGGGCCCCGGCGCGCCGAACCTGATCGTGATGAGTCCTCTGGGCGACTTCGTGGTCACGATCGACGGGTCCTCGAACAAGATTTACGTGCTGAAATAGTGTGCTAGAATTGGAGCGTGGAAAGAAATCCCGCCGAGCGCTCCGGCGACAACGAGGGCGCGCTCAGCATTGAGCGCGCCCTCGTCATCGTCCCGACATACAACGAGTGCGAGAACATCGCGCGGCTCACGGAGCGCGTGCTTTCACAGGATCCTCGCCTCGAAATCCTCGTCGTCGACGACGGGTCGCCGGATGGCACCGCCGCGATCGTCCAGGGGATCATGGAGCGCGATTCGCGCGTCCACATTCTCTGCCGCCCGAGAAAGATGGGGCTCGGCACGGCCTACATCGCGGGCTTCCGCTGGGCGCTGGAGCAGGGCTACGACTGCGTCTTCGAGATGGACGCGGACTTTTCCCACGACCCCAACCATCTTCCGGAGTTTCTGACGGCGGTTCGCGACGCAGACCTCGTGCTCGGTTCGCGATATCGCGACGGCAAGGTGACGGTCGTGAACTGGCCGATCTCGCGGCTGCTGCTCAGCTACTTCGCGAACGTGTACGCGCGCTTCGTGACCGGATTGAACCTCTGGGACGCCACCGGCGGCTTCAAGTGTTTTCGCCGAGCAGTTCTTGAAGCCATTGATCTGTCGCAGGTTAAATCAAA from Gemmatimonadaceae bacterium includes:
- a CDS encoding polyprenol monophosphomannose synthase; this translates as MERNPAERSGDNEGALSIERALVIVPTYNECENIARLTERVLSQDPRLEILVVDDGSPDGTAAIVQGIMERDSRVHILCRPRKMGLGTAYIAGFRWALEQGYDCVFEMDADFSHDPNHLPEFLTAVRDADLVLGSRYRDGKVTVVNWPISRLLLSYFANVYARFVTGLNLWDATGGFKCFRRAVLEAIDLSQVKSNGYAFQIEMSFRATKRGFRIVEIPIVFVDRTEGQSKMSKSIVREAIWMVWRLRWWAIRGKL